Proteins found in one Apostichopus japonicus isolate 1M-3 chromosome 16, ASM3797524v1, whole genome shotgun sequence genomic segment:
- the LOC139983692 gene encoding uncharacterized protein, translated as MMDFEPPHEKTGSSLTELSLSLNSLEKEVATFPKELKSIFLQEEIDLLSKRNKHFDEIKVDIKQDIDMYIINLLPLCKEGCINLVKLFDKYQLLEFPDWLESIEKTKYDVQCYRHFCETLIKLHEFLAISLDEKQEKVNMFASELEQEVDIQDKEALSLVAKAEKKKKLVTVSSFVPFVGLFPAVAMKKSLKKNEDDAMSRIKLSYLMRKIHKLMTDVLLPTVISFKENIQATHVFFGVIEDELIIFSDYAQQASVVKEQTNAHFTLMKGKSAEIKRHCRLVGKILSIVKSDASILRISEEELTQINERFLTIMDKTIEQLPTKYTAFIRSKANIAIAVNTETYC; from the exons ATGATGGATTTTGAG CCTCCTCATGAAAAGACCGGCTCGTCACTGACAGAGCTAAGTCTGTCCCTTAACAGTTTGGAGAAAGAAGTTGCTACATTTCCAAAGGAGTTGAAATCCATTTTTTTACAGGAGGAAATAGATTTACTATCGAAAAGGAATAAACATTTCGACGAAATTAAAGTTGATATAAAACAAGATATTGACATGTATATTATCAATTTATTGCCGTTATGCAAAGAAGGGTGCATCAACCTCGTTAAGCTGTTCGATAAATACCAGCTTTTGGAGTTTCCTGATTGGCTTGAAAGCATTGAGAAAACTAAGTATGATGTCCAATGCTACCGACATTTTTGCGAGACATTGATCAAGCTTCACGAATTTCTCGCAATATCGTTAGACGAGAAACAAGAGAAAGTGAATATGTTTGCATCTGAACTTGAGCAAGAGGTGGATATTCAAGACAAAGAAGCCCTGTCGTTGGTGGCAAAGgctgagaagaagaaaaagctTGTAACGGTTTCCTCTTTTGTACCCTTTGTTGGGTTATTCCCCGCAGTGGCAATGAAGAAAAGCCTTAAGAAGAATGAAGACGATGCAATGTCCAGAATCAAATTAAGCTATTTAATGAGGAAAATTCACAAGTTGATGACAGATGTTTTGCTTCCGACAGTAATTTCCTTTAAAGAGAACATTCAAGCTACCCATGTTTTTTTCGGTGTTATCGAAGATGAATTAATCATCTTCTCTGATTATGCTCAACAAGCCTCCGTAGTTAAAGAACAAACGAATGCGCACTTCACACTCATGAAGGGGAAGTCAGCCGAAATAAAACGTCATTGTAGATTAGTTGGTAAAATATTATCCATTGTTAAAAGTGACGCAAGTATTCTGAGGATTTCGGAAGAAGAGCTAACACAAATTAATGAAAGGTTTCTGACAATCATGGATAAAACCATAGAACAATTACCGACGAAATACACAGCTTTTATTCGTAGTAAAGCGAATATTGCAATTGCGGTTAATACTGAAACGTATTGTTGA